Part of the Eshraghiella crossota genome is shown below.
GAAAACGTACGTACTTTACAAGTCTGATTGCTGTCCTTACAGGTTTGCGTCTTCCACACTTTTCGGGAATTATAACTCCAAATATTATAAAAACAAGTATCATGGCAACTGCAAGTACAATATATACCCACGTTTTGTCTCCGTTGACAGACTGAATAACTCTCCTTGCCAGGGAACCCAATATGTAACTTCCGGCAATGATGTTGGTAATATACACAATTATGTTCACTGTGTCATTAAATCGTGACGGAGATTCAAGAATCTTAGAAATCATCTCCCTGTATTTTGCCTTGCCTTCCTTGCTTTCGGCTATATCGTTGGGGCTTAGCGTCCGTATTGCTGCGTTAAATGCATACAGAATAACATCAATTGTCAGAAAAAAAACAAATAAAACTATTCCAATACCAAAATGGCCATAGACCATAACAAATCTCCTTCTTATGTATTTTGTATCTCAAGGCTTGTTATAAGCGCCTCATTAACTTTTGTTATTATTTCATTATCAAGATGGCATACTTTATCCTTAAGTCTTGCCTTATCTATAGTTCGTAACTGTTCGAGTAAAATAACGGAATCTTTAATCATATCATACCTTTTTGAATCAATTTCAACATGCGTCGGAAGTTTATGTTTCATTCGTGAGGTAATTGCTGCTATTATCACAGTGGGACTGTGCCTGTTCCCTGTGTCATTCTGGACAATAAGTACGGGTCTTACACCACCCTGTTCAGAACCAACCACAGGTCTTAGGTCAGCATAAAAAATGTCTCCCCTTTTAATATTCAAGTAACACACGACCTTTCGTTTATGATATAAGCATTATCTCCAGTATCATGTGTGTTTATTCAATACTAAACGTATTTTCTCTCTACTCTTTCAGAAATATCACATACAAATTCATAATTAAATCTTCCTGAAAGTTCTCCTACTTCTTCAAATGTAATCTCTTCGCTGCCGTCTTTTCCGACAACCGTTACCACATCTTCAACATTAACATCCGGTATATCGGTTACATCAATCATCATCTGATCCATACATACCCTGCCGACAACCTTTGCCTTTTTTCCATGGATAAGTACATATCCTTTATTGGAAAGCGACCTTGGATAGCCGTCGGCATATCCAATCGCAACAGTTGCAATTCTCATCGGTCTGTCTGTCACAAAAGTTCTTCCATAGCTTATGCTTTCACCGGCACCCAGTTCTTTTACAAAAATAACATGGGTCTTAAGTTCAAGCGCAGGGTAATATTTCATTGATGCGTCCACTTCGTCACTTGGCTTAAGTCCGTATAAAATAATACCTTCCCTTACCATGTCAAGCTTATATTCCGGCAGATCGATTATTGCCGCACTGTTGGCACAATGTCGTATTTTGAATTGGATGCCTCTTTTTTCAAGTTTTGAGATAACATCCATAAACAATTCAAACTGATGTTTTGCATAACTTTTATCCGCGCTGTCCGCCGTTGCAAAATGCATGAAAATTCCTTCGCAGTCAAGTCCTTCATAACCTGTAAGTTCTGCTATATCATCTATAGCTTCTTCATTTACAGGAAAACCGATTCTGTTCATTCCGGTATTAATCTTAATATGGCACTTCGCTGTAATTCCTATCCTTGCGGCACATTCTGATATATCTTTTGCCATATCCTTTGTAAGCATGGCAAAAATAATATTATTTCTTATGACAGATTCATATTCTGCTTTGCATACATATCCAAGTACAAGTATCGGATTGTCAACGCCGCTTTCCCTTAATGTAAGAGCTTCCCTTACGGTTGCAACGGCAAATCCGTATACTTTATCTTTGATTGCTCCTGCTACTTCCACAGCACCATGTCCGTAAGCATTGGCTTTTACAATTGCCATTATTTTGGTGTCACTACCGACTCTTTTTTTTGCTTCTTCTATATTTTTGTATATCGAATCAAGATGAATAACCGAATATGTCCTTGTAAATTCTTTCATTTCAATTTTCCTTTACTATTTATTAACTGCCTTTCCCAGTATATTTACAACGTCTCCTGCCATAACAGAATGTGAACCCTGTTCTTCTTCCGCTATCTCACCGGCAATTCCGTGTAAATATACACCCATACAGGCTGCTGAAAATGGTTCTATCCTAAGAGAGAGCATTCCCGCAATAACACCGGTCAGTACATCGCCCATGCCTGCTTTAGACATTGCTCCTGTTCCTGAGGAATTTATATATGCCCTGCCATTTTCACAAGGCTCTGCGACAACAGTGACTGCGTTCTTCATAACAAGAATGACGTTAAATTCTTGTGCAAAACATTTTGCAGCTGCAACACTGTCCTTTAGAAGTTCTTCTTTGGTAAGCCCCGTAAGTCTCATAAATTCACCGATATGTGGTGTAATTATAGCAACATGGGAATAACTTTTCAATAATGATATATCTTCGGCAATAATATTTAACGCATCCGCATCTATAATAAGTGGGACTTCGCAGCGTTTAAGGACCTCTTCCGTTATATTATGTGCTGTTATATCTTTTGAAAGTCCGGGACCAAGAATAACGCATGTGGCTTTCTTTAAACTTTTTTCAAGCATGCAGCAATAATTATCTTCGTTATAACCCGTTACAATTGCTTCCGGAAGCAGTTTTTTAATTATATCCGTATTACTTTCATAGGTAAGAATCTCCACAAGTCCCGCACCTGTCCTATAGGCTGAAGCTCCGCTTAAATATGCGGCTCCGCTCATATCACGGCTTCCTGCAATGACAAGAATTTTACCGTAGGTTCCTTTATTGGAATATGCTTTTCTGTCAGGTATTTTTCTTAAATCATCTTCTGTAAAATACATACATGGATTAAGTGTTTTGATTGCTTCCGGGCAGAAACCTATGTCTGCTACTGTGACTTCCCCGCTTAACTCTTTGCCGGGATATATCATATTACCGACCTTATTATAACCAAAAGTCACTGTGGCATCGGCTTTAACGGCTTTAGAAAGAACCGCTCCCGTTTCGGAATCTATGCCGGACGGAATGTCAACACTTACCACAACATTATTGGAACAGTTAATCAGATCTATCACATCAGCATATATTCCTTCGACATTCCTTGAAAGCCCTGTTCCAAAAATACCATCTATTATTATATCATATTCCGGTATGGCAGAAACGTTCACAAAGTTGAGACCACTGTTCCCGGCAATCGTCATTTGTGTGGCAAATTCTTCCGTTTCCTTTCTGTCATCGTCTATTACGGCAATATCAACAGCCACGCCCTGCCATGACAATATCCTTGCTGCGGCTACTGCATCAGCTCCGTTATTGCCTTTACCGCATACCGCCAATATTCTTACATTACGTCTGAAAAGAGCAACAATCTCTGCAACCTTCATAGCTGTACTGACTGCCGCTCTTTCCATAAGAACTAAAGACGGAACACCCATCTTATCAATTGTAAATCTATCAACTTCTTTTGACATTCTGCCTGTCAATGCATACTTCATAATTATCCCTTTTTATTATCAAATATTTCTATCATATCAGGACCTAAAAGGTCGTGCATATATGAATAAATTTCTGTGTTCTTCAGTTCTTTATCCTGTTTTATAAGAACCTTTTTCTTAAGCTCGACTCTCATCTCATTTATCCATTTTCCTAAGAGCTGGATATCGTCATAATTGTTGTGTATACGCCTGTAACATTCATCTATTCCCTGAATTACAAGTTCAATATTTGCGTCCCTTATCCTGCCCGGAATTTCGATTTCTTCCTGTTCAAGCTTTTCTATCTTTTCTTTGGCTTCCAGAACAAGTTTCTGGTCACGCGCCATTATTTTGTTCCGTTTGGCATCAGTATCTCCTATATCCGCGGAATTATCAATTATTTCCTTCATAATGTCGCTTTTAATTTTTCTTAAAGCCTTTAAATCATTGGTTATCTG
Proteins encoded:
- a CDS encoding type II toxin-antitoxin system PemK/MazF family toxin, whose product is MNIKRGDIFYADLRPVVGSEQGGVRPVLIVQNDTGNRHSPTVIIAAITSRMKHKLPTHVEIDSKRYDMIKDSVILLEQLRTIDKARLKDKVCHLDNEIITKVNEALITSLEIQNT
- the alr gene encoding alanine racemase; amino-acid sequence: MKEFTRTYSVIHLDSIYKNIEEAKKRVGSDTKIMAIVKANAYGHGAVEVAGAIKDKVYGFAVATVREALTLRESGVDNPILVLGYVCKAEYESVIRNNIIFAMLTKDMAKDISECAARIGITAKCHIKINTGMNRIGFPVNEEAIDDIAELTGYEGLDCEGIFMHFATADSADKSYAKHQFELFMDVISKLEKRGIQFKIRHCANSAAIIDLPEYKLDMVREGIILYGLKPSDEVDASMKYYPALELKTHVIFVKELGAGESISYGRTFVTDRPMRIATVAIGYADGYPRSLSNKGYVLIHGKKAKVVGRVCMDQMMIDVTDIPDVNVEDVVTVVGKDGSEEITFEEVGELSGRFNYEFVCDISERVERKYV
- a CDS encoding bifunctional ADP-dependent NAD(P)H-hydrate dehydratase/NAD(P)H-hydrate epimerase; translation: MKYALTGRMSKEVDRFTIDKMGVPSLVLMERAAVSTAMKVAEIVALFRRNVRILAVCGKGNNGADAVAAARILSWQGVAVDIAVIDDDRKETEEFATQMTIAGNSGLNFVNVSAIPEYDIIIDGIFGTGLSRNVEGIYADVIDLINCSNNVVVSVDIPSGIDSETGAVLSKAVKADATVTFGYNKVGNMIYPGKELSGEVTVADIGFCPEAIKTLNPCMYFTEDDLRKIPDRKAYSNKGTYGKILVIAGSRDMSGAAYLSGASAYRTGAGLVEILTYESNTDIIKKLLPEAIVTGYNEDNYCCMLEKSLKKATCVILGPGLSKDITAHNITEEVLKRCEVPLIIDADALNIIAEDISLLKSYSHVAIITPHIGEFMRLTGLTKEELLKDSVAAAKCFAQEFNVILVMKNAVTVVAEPCENGRAYINSSGTGAMSKAGMGDVLTGVIAGMLSLRIEPFSAACMGVYLHGIAGEIAEEEQGSHSVMAGDVVNILGKAVNK